A part of Miscanthus floridulus cultivar M001 chromosome 6, ASM1932011v1, whole genome shotgun sequence genomic DNA contains:
- the LOC136456351 gene encoding NAC domain-containing protein 73-like isoform X1 has protein sequence MTWCNSFNDVRAVENNLATAAAVAAAKKQQQASSHVNLIRTCPSCGHPAQYEQYSHAPRITQYASDRSNRSAVINQVQAAATIQDLPGLPAGVKFDPTDQELLEHLEGKARPDARKLHPLIDEFIPTIEGENGICYTHPERLPGVGKDGLIRHFFHRPSKAYTTGTRKRRKVHTDEQGGETRWHKTGKTRPVFTNGKLQGYKKILVLYTNYGKQRKPEKTNWVMHQYHLGSDEEEKDGELVVSKVFYQTQPRQCGSGSATAKDAVPLAAASAATDHHHHHDGGNSMLKAAGIVDFYSPAALIGYSQAAVPNNGAAASAHLMPNFEVHTTAGAAAFGP, from the exons ATGACATGGTGCAACAGCTTCAACGACGTGCGTGCCGTGGAGAACAACCTGGCCACCGCCGCGGCCGTGGCCGCCGCCAAGAAACAGCAGCAGGCCTCCTCCCACGTCAACCTTATCAGGACCTGCCCCTCCTGCGGCCACCCCGCGCAGTATGAACAG TACTCACACGCACCGAGAATAACACAGTACGCTAGCGATCGATCGAATCGATCGGCCGTCATCAATCAGGTGCAGGCGGCGGCGACGATCCAGGACCTGCCGGGGCTGCCGGCCGGCGTGAAGTTCGATCCGACGGACCAGGAGCTGCTGGAGCACCTGGAGGGGAAGGCGAGGCCGGACGCCCGTAAGTTGCACCCGCTCATCGACGAGTTCATCCCCACCATCGAGGGCGAGAACGGCATCTGCTACACGCATCCGGAGAGGCTTCCTG GTGTCGGCAAGGACGGCCTCATCCGGCACTTCTTCCACCGCCCGTCCAAGGCTTACACGACCGGGACGCGGAAGCGGCGGAAGGTCCACACCGACGAGCAGGGCGGTGAGACGCGGTGGCACAAGACGGGCAAGACCCGGCCAGTCTTCACGAACGGCAAACTCCAGGGCTACAAGAAGATCCTGGTACTCTACACCAACTACGGGAAGCAGCGGAAGCCGGAGAAGACAAACTGGGTGATGCATCAGTACCACCTGGGGTCCGACGAGGAGGAGAAGGACGGCGAGCTCGTCGTCTCCAAGGTGTTCTACCAGACGCAGCCGAGGCAGTGCGGCAGCGGTTCGGCGACGGCCAAGGACGCCGTCCCGCTCGCTGCTGCCAGCGCGGCGActgatcaccaccaccaccatgacggTGGCAACAGCATGCTGAAGGCGGCAGGCATCGTAGATTTCTACAGCCCAGCGGCGCTAATCGGCTACAGCCAGGCGGCAGTTCCTAACAACGGGGCGGCTGCTTCTGCTCACCTGATGCCTAACTTTGAGGTGCACACTACAGCGGGGGCGGCTGCATTTGGTCCctga
- the LOC136456351 gene encoding NAC domain-containing protein 73-like isoform X4, with amino-acid sequence MNSDRSNRSAVINQVQAAATIQDLPGLPAGVKFDPTDQELLEHLEGKARPDARKLHPLIDEFIPTIEGENGICYTHPERLPGVGKDGLIRHFFHRPSKAYTTGTRKRRKVHTDEQGGETRWHKTGKTRPVFTNGKLQGYKKILVLYTNYGKQRKPEKTNWVMHQYHLGSDEEEKDGELVVSKVFYQTQPRQCGSGSATAKDAVPLAAASAATDHHHHHDGGNSMLKAAGIVDFYSPAALIGYSQAAVPNNGAAASAHLMPNFEVHTTAGAAAFGP; translated from the exons ATGAACAG CGATCGATCGAATCGATCGGCCGTCATCAATCAGGTGCAGGCGGCGGCGACGATCCAGGACCTGCCGGGGCTGCCGGCCGGCGTGAAGTTCGATCCGACGGACCAGGAGCTGCTGGAGCACCTGGAGGGGAAGGCGAGGCCGGACGCCCGTAAGTTGCACCCGCTCATCGACGAGTTCATCCCCACCATCGAGGGCGAGAACGGCATCTGCTACACGCATCCGGAGAGGCTTCCTG GTGTCGGCAAGGACGGCCTCATCCGGCACTTCTTCCACCGCCCGTCCAAGGCTTACACGACCGGGACGCGGAAGCGGCGGAAGGTCCACACCGACGAGCAGGGCGGTGAGACGCGGTGGCACAAGACGGGCAAGACCCGGCCAGTCTTCACGAACGGCAAACTCCAGGGCTACAAGAAGATCCTGGTACTCTACACCAACTACGGGAAGCAGCGGAAGCCGGAGAAGACAAACTGGGTGATGCATCAGTACCACCTGGGGTCCGACGAGGAGGAGAAGGACGGCGAGCTCGTCGTCTCCAAGGTGTTCTACCAGACGCAGCCGAGGCAGTGCGGCAGCGGTTCGGCGACGGCCAAGGACGCCGTCCCGCTCGCTGCTGCCAGCGCGGCGActgatcaccaccaccaccatgacggTGGCAACAGCATGCTGAAGGCGGCAGGCATCGTAGATTTCTACAGCCCAGCGGCGCTAATCGGCTACAGCCAGGCGGCAGTTCCTAACAACGGGGCGGCTGCTTCTGCTCACCTGATGCCTAACTTTGAGGTGCACACTACAGCGGGGGCGGCTGCATTTGGTCCctga
- the LOC136456351 gene encoding NAC domain-containing protein 73-like isoform X3, which translates to MTWCNSFNDVRAVENNLATAAAVAAAKKQQQASSHVNLIRTCPSCGHPAQYEQVQAAATIQDLPGLPAGVKFDPTDQELLEHLEGKARPDARKLHPLIDEFIPTIEGENGICYTHPERLPGVGKDGLIRHFFHRPSKAYTTGTRKRRKVHTDEQGGETRWHKTGKTRPVFTNGKLQGYKKILVLYTNYGKQRKPEKTNWVMHQYHLGSDEEEKDGELVVSKVFYQTQPRQCGSGSATAKDAVPLAAASAATDHHHHHDGGNSMLKAAGIVDFYSPAALIGYSQAAVPNNGAAASAHLMPNFEVHTTAGAAAFGP; encoded by the exons ATGACATGGTGCAACAGCTTCAACGACGTGCGTGCCGTGGAGAACAACCTGGCCACCGCCGCGGCCGTGGCCGCCGCCAAGAAACAGCAGCAGGCCTCCTCCCACGTCAACCTTATCAGGACCTGCCCCTCCTGCGGCCACCCCGCGCAGTATGAACAG GTGCAGGCGGCGGCGACGATCCAGGACCTGCCGGGGCTGCCGGCCGGCGTGAAGTTCGATCCGACGGACCAGGAGCTGCTGGAGCACCTGGAGGGGAAGGCGAGGCCGGACGCCCGTAAGTTGCACCCGCTCATCGACGAGTTCATCCCCACCATCGAGGGCGAGAACGGCATCTGCTACACGCATCCGGAGAGGCTTCCTG GTGTCGGCAAGGACGGCCTCATCCGGCACTTCTTCCACCGCCCGTCCAAGGCTTACACGACCGGGACGCGGAAGCGGCGGAAGGTCCACACCGACGAGCAGGGCGGTGAGACGCGGTGGCACAAGACGGGCAAGACCCGGCCAGTCTTCACGAACGGCAAACTCCAGGGCTACAAGAAGATCCTGGTACTCTACACCAACTACGGGAAGCAGCGGAAGCCGGAGAAGACAAACTGGGTGATGCATCAGTACCACCTGGGGTCCGACGAGGAGGAGAAGGACGGCGAGCTCGTCGTCTCCAAGGTGTTCTACCAGACGCAGCCGAGGCAGTGCGGCAGCGGTTCGGCGACGGCCAAGGACGCCGTCCCGCTCGCTGCTGCCAGCGCGGCGActgatcaccaccaccaccatgacggTGGCAACAGCATGCTGAAGGCGGCAGGCATCGTAGATTTCTACAGCCCAGCGGCGCTAATCGGCTACAGCCAGGCGGCAGTTCCTAACAACGGGGCGGCTGCTTCTGCTCACCTGATGCCTAACTTTGAGGTGCACACTACAGCGGGGGCGGCTGCATTTGGTCCctga
- the LOC136456351 gene encoding NAC domain-containing protein 73-like isoform X2 — MTWCNSFNDVRAVENNLATAAAVAAAKKQQQASSHVNLIRTCPSCGHPAQYEQYASDRSNRSAVINQVQAAATIQDLPGLPAGVKFDPTDQELLEHLEGKARPDARKLHPLIDEFIPTIEGENGICYTHPERLPGVGKDGLIRHFFHRPSKAYTTGTRKRRKVHTDEQGGETRWHKTGKTRPVFTNGKLQGYKKILVLYTNYGKQRKPEKTNWVMHQYHLGSDEEEKDGELVVSKVFYQTQPRQCGSGSATAKDAVPLAAASAATDHHHHHDGGNSMLKAAGIVDFYSPAALIGYSQAAVPNNGAAASAHLMPNFEVHTTAGAAAFGP, encoded by the exons ATGACATGGTGCAACAGCTTCAACGACGTGCGTGCCGTGGAGAACAACCTGGCCACCGCCGCGGCCGTGGCCGCCGCCAAGAAACAGCAGCAGGCCTCCTCCCACGTCAACCTTATCAGGACCTGCCCCTCCTGCGGCCACCCCGCGCAGTATGAACAG TACGCTAGCGATCGATCGAATCGATCGGCCGTCATCAATCAGGTGCAGGCGGCGGCGACGATCCAGGACCTGCCGGGGCTGCCGGCCGGCGTGAAGTTCGATCCGACGGACCAGGAGCTGCTGGAGCACCTGGAGGGGAAGGCGAGGCCGGACGCCCGTAAGTTGCACCCGCTCATCGACGAGTTCATCCCCACCATCGAGGGCGAGAACGGCATCTGCTACACGCATCCGGAGAGGCTTCCTG GTGTCGGCAAGGACGGCCTCATCCGGCACTTCTTCCACCGCCCGTCCAAGGCTTACACGACCGGGACGCGGAAGCGGCGGAAGGTCCACACCGACGAGCAGGGCGGTGAGACGCGGTGGCACAAGACGGGCAAGACCCGGCCAGTCTTCACGAACGGCAAACTCCAGGGCTACAAGAAGATCCTGGTACTCTACACCAACTACGGGAAGCAGCGGAAGCCGGAGAAGACAAACTGGGTGATGCATCAGTACCACCTGGGGTCCGACGAGGAGGAGAAGGACGGCGAGCTCGTCGTCTCCAAGGTGTTCTACCAGACGCAGCCGAGGCAGTGCGGCAGCGGTTCGGCGACGGCCAAGGACGCCGTCCCGCTCGCTGCTGCCAGCGCGGCGActgatcaccaccaccaccatgacggTGGCAACAGCATGCTGAAGGCGGCAGGCATCGTAGATTTCTACAGCCCAGCGGCGCTAATCGGCTACAGCCAGGCGGCAGTTCCTAACAACGGGGCGGCTGCTTCTGCTCACCTGATGCCTAACTTTGAGGTGCACACTACAGCGGGGGCGGCTGCATTTGGTCCctga
- the LOC136458688 gene encoding pentatricopeptide repeat-containing protein At5g46100-like, translated as MPPANPTPPKWPKTLTADHLHRLVRAERDPRRALAIFDAATAASTSAADPITPSPATVSLLTSRLASAGHLPLATSLLSRSRGVFPSVAALEPPFLGLLRAFSRTHRPLAALHLFRSAPSDLALPHSARSYNAVLAALVAHSHLPLARSLLADMRAAGFAPTAATYNVLLKAHCSDAAAHIKDALRLFRNIPKPDVCSYNTIIDGLCRRGRLAEALEMFSEMVGKCIAPTVVTYTTVIHWLAREGCFDDALKIFDEMGRRGVSPNLVTYSSLIDGLCKGGRAASALELMDRMIKEKKLPNTITYSSVIDGLCKEHMLSEAMEVLDRMRLQGRKPDAGLFGKLIVGLCDAGRAVEAANYLDEMVLAGIEPNRVTWSLHARINNTVLTALCAKGELGRAFQVYQSTRTRSISTDPTTFHLLVESFSKKNIEKAAHVVLDMLSERCIPERETWDAIISGYWSKKKVRQEAEEIWDRLTVS; from the coding sequence ATGCCGCCAGCCAACCCCACGCCGCCCAAATGGCCGAAGACCCTCACCGCAGACCACCTCCACCGCCTAGTTCGGGCCGAACGGGACCCTCGCCGCGCCCTTGCGATCTTCGACGCTGCCACCGCCGCTTCCACTTCTGCGGCAGACCCCATCACCCCGTCTCCGGCCACCGTCTCTCTCCTTACCTCTCGCCTCGCCTCCGCCGGCCACCTCCCCCTcgccacctcccttctctcccgCTCACGCGGGGTCTTCCCCTCCGTTGCCGCCCTCGAGCCTCCCTTCCTCGGCCTCCTCCGCGCCTTCTCCCGCACGCACCGCCCGCTCGCCGCTCTCCACCTCTTCCGCTCCGCCCCCTCCGACCTCGCCCTCCCCCACTCTGCTCGCTCTTACAACGCCGTCCTCGCCGCTCTCGTCGCGCACTCGCACCTCCCCCTGGCCCGCTCCCTACTCGCCGACATGCGCGCCGCCGGATTCGCCCCCACCGCTGCCACCTACAACGTCCTCCTCAAGGCCCACTGCTCCGACGCCGCCGCTCACATCAAAGACGCTCTCCGCCTTTTCCGGAACATCCCCAAGCCAGACGTCTGCTCCTACAACACCATCATCGACGGGCTCTGCCGCCGTGGCCGCCTGGCCGAGGCCCTCGAGATGTTCTCCGAGATGGTTGGGAAATGCATTGCACCTACCGTTGTTACTTATACCACTGTTATCCATTGGCTCGCAAGGGAGGGTTGCTTTGATGATGCGTTAAAGATATTTGATGAAATGGGGAGGAGAGGGGTCTCGCCTAATCTGGTCACTTATAGTTCGCTGATTGATGGACTGTGCAAGGGTGGACGCGCCGCATCAGCGTTAGAATTGATGGATAGGATGATCAAGGAGAAGAAGCTGCCAAATACGATCACATATAGCTCGGTGATTGATGGACTCTGTAAGGAGCACATGCTGAGTGAGGCAATGGAGGTCTTGGACCGGATGCGACTACAGGGGCGGAAGCCTGATGCTGGGTTGTTTGGGAAGCTAATTGTTGGGCTATGTGATGCAGGAAGGGCTGTGGAGGCTGCAAATTACCTGGATGAGATGGTTCTTGCCGGTATTGAACCGAACCGGGTGACTTGGAGCTTGCATGCCAGGATAAACAATACCGTGCTGACAGCATTGTGTGCCAAGGGTGAACTTGGTAGGGCTTTTCAGGTCTACCAGAGCACAAGGACTCGCAGTATTTCTACCGACCCAACCACTTTCCATCTTCTTGTTGAGAGCTTCTCCAAAAAGAACATAGAAAAGGCTGCCCATGTTGTGCTTGACATGCTGTCAGAGAGATGCATCCCTGAGAGGGAGACATGGGATGCTATTATTAGTGGGTACTGGAGTAAGAAGAAGGTGAGGCAAGAAGCCGAGGAAATTTGGGACCGGCTAACTGTTAGTTGA